The following are from one region of the bacterium genome:
- a CDS encoding hydrogenase iron-sulfur subunit, whose amino-acid sequence NFEPRILAFLCTWCSYAGADLAGVSRLQYPPNVCVIKVPCSARVKPLYLIRALLEGWDGVLVSGCHPGDCHYIAGNYAARRRFILLKDFVEYFGLEPGRVNFSWVSASEGGKYADVIKTVVDRIKKLGPAKRMVKRYAEPEGV is encoded by the coding sequence ATAACTTCGAACCCCGCATCCTCGCGTTCCTGTGCACGTGGTGCAGCTACGCGGGCGCGGACCTGGCGGGCGTCTCGCGGCTGCAGTACCCGCCCAACGTGTGCGTCATCAAGGTGCCGTGCTCGGCTCGAGTGAAGCCGCTGTATTTGATACGCGCCTTGCTGGAGGGGTGGGACGGCGTGCTGGTATCCGGCTGCCACCCGGGCGACTGCCACTACATCGCCGGCAACTACGCCGCGCGGCGCCGCTTCATACTGCTCAAGGATTTCGTGGAGTACTTCGGCCTTGAGCCCGGGCGCGTCAACTTCTCGTGGGTCTCGGCCAGCGAGGGCGGCAAGTACGCCGACGTAATCAAGACGGTCGTAGACCGCATCAAAAAATTGGGGCCGGCGAAGCGTATGGTCAAGCGATATGCGGAACCTGAAGGAGTTTAA
- a CDS encoding DUF3795 domain-containing protein, producing the protein MADDKIIAFCGILCSECPAFKATQAGDEEALAKQAEEWSSEDSPLEADDLLCDGCIYEDKRAAKFCLDCDVRQCAFEKGVANCAYCDDFPCDKLEKPWSMSVDAKTTLEEIRRMLKGS; encoded by the coding sequence ATGGCCGACGATAAAATAATAGCGTTCTGCGGAATTCTCTGCTCGGAGTGTCCCGCGTTCAAAGCGACGCAGGCGGGCGACGAGGAAGCGCTCGCGAAGCAAGCCGAAGAATGGTCCTCCGAGGACTCCCCCCTCGAGGCGGACGACCTGTTGTGCGACGGCTGCATCTACGAGGACAAGAGGGCCGCCAAGTTCTGTCTGGATTGCGACGTCCGGCAATGCGCCTTCGAGAAGGGCGTCGCAAACTGCGCGTACTGCGACGACTTCCCGTGCGACAAGCTCGAGAAGCCGTGGTCGATGTCGGTCGACGCCAAGACGACGCTGGAGGAAATCCGCCGGATGCTCAAGGGGTCATAA
- a CDS encoding DUF3795 domain-containing protein, with product MADEKIIAFCGIDCAACPAYVGTREGDAELLAKTAAEWSTADEPLTAEDLICYSCVQTEKRLFTWCAQCTMKDCCREKDIPNCAYCDEYACDDLKKLWDMVESQDPRTTLDDVRREVKRL from the coding sequence ATGGCCGACGAAAAGATAATCGCGTTCTGCGGCATAGACTGCGCCGCGTGCCCGGCCTACGTCGGGACGCGAGAGGGCGACGCCGAGCTCCTCGCGAAGACGGCCGCGGAATGGTCGACCGCCGACGAGCCGCTTACGGCGGAAGACCTCATCTGCTACAGCTGCGTCCAAACCGAAAAGCGCCTCTTCACCTGGTGTGCGCAATGTACGATGAAGGACTGCTGCCGCGAGAAGGATATCCCCAACTGCGCGTACTGCGACGAGTACGCGTGCGACGACCTCAAAAAGCTCTGGGATATGGTCGAGTCGCAGGACCCGCGGACGACGCTGGACGACGTACGGCGAGAGGTTAAGAGGCTCTAA